Proteins from one Anastrepha obliqua isolate idAnaObli1 chromosome 2, idAnaObli1_1.0, whole genome shotgun sequence genomic window:
- the LOC129237337 gene encoding leucine-rich repeat-containing protein 20 isoform X2 translates to MAHAVVRVVERCENAQDNESLDLSECQLVQIPDAVYHLMRNTQLKTCDLSSNVIKKIPAKFAIKFSLITDLNLSHNQMAKLPDELADLNALARLNISHNSFIVLPPVVFKMPKLRELDASHNAIIEIDTDEMITSDNLELVDLRHNPLGRTCHRKLKNASTPFRIEISEYNEDDDW, encoded by the exons ATGGCGCATGCTGTAGTGCGTGTCGTTGAACGTTGTGAAAATGCGCAAGATAATGAATCATTAG ACTTATCGGAGTGTCAATTGGTGCAGATTCCGGATGCAGTTTATCACTTGATGCGCAATACTCAACTGAAGACCTGTGATCTCAGCAGCAATGTAATCAAGAAGATACCGGCGAAGTTCGCAATCAAATTCAGCCTCATTACag ATCTAAATCTTTCACACAATCAAATGGCAAAATTGCCTGATGAACTGGCCGACTTAAATGCTTTGGCGCGCTTGAATATTTCACACAATTCCTTTATTGTGTTGCCACCAGTTGTGTTCAAAATGCCCAAGCTGCGTGAATTGGATGCCAGCCACAACGCCATCATAG AAATCGATACTGATGAGATGATTACAAGCGACAACTTGGAGTTGGTCGATTTGAGACACAATCCCTTGGGTCGTACCTGCCAccgcaaattgaaaaatgccAGCACGCCATTCCGCATTGAAATCTCCGAGTACAATGAGGATGATGACTGGTAG